From a region of the Apis cerana isolate GH-2021 linkage group LG13, AcerK_1.0, whole genome shotgun sequence genome:
- the LOC107996963 gene encoding endocuticle structural glycoprotein SgAbd-2 isoform X2 codes for MQHILLVFSLFGCALGQYGAFRGFPTQNAYRSTPRPTYQQPTIQPQYTPQYNPGRFIAIRSQQKDTYPDGTYTFSYDTENGISVAESGRPQGAPPTQTEIVQGRYSYTAPDGTPITLEYTADENGFHPQGAHLPTPPPIPEAIRRALAANPPGPDDSDYRQSYNSNLYRRY; via the exons ATGCAGCACATA TTATTGGTGTTCAGTTTATTTGGCTGTGCTCTTGGACAGTATGGTGCATTTCGTGGTTTTCCAACACAAAATGCTTATCGATCAACACCTAGACCAACTTATCAACAACCAACAATACAACCGCAATATACACCCCAGTATaa TCCTGGAAGATTTATAGCTATACGTAGTCAACAAAAAGATACATATCCAGATGGAACTTATACATTTAGCTATGATACCGAAAATGGAATTTCAGTTGCTGAAAGTGGAAGACCTCAAGGTGCTCCACCAACACAAACTGag attgttCAAGGAAGATATTCATATACCGCACCGGATGGTACTCCTATTACTTTGGAATATACAGCAGATGAAAATGGTTTCCATCCTCAAGGTGCACATTTACCAACTCCTCCTCCTATTCCAGAAGCAATTAGACGAGCACTTGCAGCTAATCCACCTGGACCTGATGATTCAGATTATAGACAATCATATAATTCAAATCTTTAccgaagatattaa
- the LOC107996963 gene encoding endocuticle structural glycoprotein SgAbd-2 isoform X1 yields MQHILLVFSLFGCALGQYGAFRGFPTQNAYRSTPRPTYQQPTIQPQYTPQYNSPGRFIAIRSQQKDTYPDGTYTFSYDTENGISVAESGRPQGAPPTQTEIVQGRYSYTAPDGTPITLEYTADENGFHPQGAHLPTPPPIPEAIRRALAANPPGPDDSDYRQSYNSNLYRRY; encoded by the exons ATGCAGCACATA TTATTGGTGTTCAGTTTATTTGGCTGTGCTCTTGGACAGTATGGTGCATTTCGTGGTTTTCCAACACAAAATGCTTATCGATCAACACCTAGACCAACTTATCAACAACCAACAATACAACCGCAATATACACCCCAGTATaa taGTCCTGGAAGATTTATAGCTATACGTAGTCAACAAAAAGATACATATCCAGATGGAACTTATACATTTAGCTATGATACCGAAAATGGAATTTCAGTTGCTGAAAGTGGAAGACCTCAAGGTGCTCCACCAACACAAACTGag attgttCAAGGAAGATATTCATATACCGCACCGGATGGTACTCCTATTACTTTGGAATATACAGCAGATGAAAATGGTTTCCATCCTCAAGGTGCACATTTACCAACTCCTCCTCCTATTCCAGAAGCAATTAGACGAGCACTTGCAGCTAATCCACCTGGACCTGATGATTCAGATTATAGACAATCATATAATTCAAATCTTTAccgaagatattaa